A region of the Phaseolus vulgaris cultivar G19833 chromosome 11, P. vulgaris v2.0, whole genome shotgun sequence genome:
GCGCAAGATATAGTCGACACCATAAAAATGCATAAACAGTCAGAATCACCATCATTGTGTTGAAGAAGAACCCCACAGTAGTGTAGAAGAATGACAGCATACGGAAAAAATCCAGCCTATGTCCCAATCTGTACACATCCCTACTTAAGACTTGCTCCCCGTTTCCACTAGCAACCTTAGCTTCAAACATTGATACTTGATTCAACCCAACATCCCTTCCCTTTCCAACCTGAATGTATTCATGGTGAGTGACATTCCCTCCACGAAGAGTACAATTAAATCCAGCAAAGATGTCCTCACTTATGTTGATCACTCTGGACGCTTTACTAATACCACCTCGAGTCAAGAACCAAAATCTGTCAAATACATCTGGGTGACCATAATGCATTCTAACCTTCAAAGGATTTGCCAAAACCCTCTGCCCTAAGGTGACAAAACTTGTTTCCTGAGCTGACATGAACCAGGCAAGAGAAGAAACAGAACCAGTAAAAATGTGTTCCCTAACTCCCAAAATAGTGGGTCTCCGGATACCATAGTAATGCCTGTATTCTTCCAAGAGATTTCGCATTTTAAGAGCTTCCTCAAAGTAGTTGTCCTGATTCATATCAATAGTCTGGACTGCATCACCACGAGTGAAGATGATGGCATGATTTTGATTTTCTGGTTTTCCTTCCCCAAGCTTCAAAGGCCCAGGCAACTTTACTCGGTAAATTTCCACCTCCCTCTGCAACTGTTGGTCATACTTAACAAGAACAGAGTAATAATCCTTCTCATCCCTTCCAGAGGTTTTCTCATCAACATAAGCAACTCGAAGAGcctcattttttttcattagatACAAAATTTCATCAGCATGAGGatccttcttttctttctgaGTTCCATATATCTGACAAGCAATCACATACGTGAATTTCATTAAAGCAGTCCCATACTCATGGCCTTTAAATAACAAACTAACTGAACTGCTTCCTCTACTTAAACTCCTAGAGGAAGGTGACCTTTCAGAGTTGGAACTCCCTAAGCTATCTGGTCTCATTGAAACAAGTTCCCGGGCACCTTCTCGAATATCCATTTCTGATGCAGAATCCAGAAAAGTCAACATCTTGAGAGCCCGATAGTAGTACATCATTCCTCTAACTGTTCGTGACAGGGTCTGGCCCCTATAGGAAGCCCAGAGCCTCAAATCCCTAAGTTTATCAGTCCAAAGATCACTGTCTTTTGTCATTCCCTCCCGACGCATCCTCTCCATAAAATTTTTCCACTCATCATCATATATAGTCTGCAAATAGTACAGGATTGAAACCCCATCTTCATTCTCATTTCTGAGCTGTTCTTTGTTGTATAACACTTCTTCACTATAGTAAGGTGTTAGCACACTGAAAGCCATCATTTTCTCAACTTGGGGTGCATGGGGCATGTTCATAAAAAGAGAGTTACTGAAGAAAGCAATTCTCCGTCTAGCTTCTAAATTTACTGGAATGTTTTGCATTGAATCATTGGATGTAAGAATTGTGTGCAAGCGCCGAACCTGCCTATAGAAGTTCTCATTGCTGGTGTCAGGTAACTGAATGGCATTCTCAAAAAGTAGACCAGAAGCAGGATTCTGTTGAGCCAAACCATCCTCCTTAAGCTGTTCAGGATTTCTTTGCTCCTTGAAAAAGTCTCGGATAGCAATCTCATAAAGGGCTTGAAGGGTATTCACCACTTGGTTAGGATCTTTGACAGGCCTGTTTAATAACTGAACAAGTTTGATCAACTTGTTGTGAAGCTTAGGCAGTGCAGTTGTATTGAACAATTTAGTGAATTTTTCAATCTCAAGAGAGTGACCAATTTCCTGAAACAGAACAGTCACAATAGAATGCTCTTCCGTGTTGTGCTTGATAATCTCAAGAAGCAAGTGTTTGACACTGTCATAAGCTTCAATGACAGCACAGCGTCTGTATTCACTCTTGCATATCTTTGTACAGAGCCTCTTATCACTATCATCAACCAGCTCTTTGGCCTGACTGAGTGCCAACAGTAGCTCATTGCAGAGCAGAAAACATGGCCAGCGGATTACCCTGACATTCCAAGAGTTCTCAGGCAGCTCCAGCAACTCAAACTCTTTGTCAGATATAATATCCTCCTCCCTAAAAGACAGAATTATCTCATTCCATATCAAAGCAAACTTGTTGGCCTCAATCTGGTTAGACTCAAGCTTCCTATAGGGCCGACCAAGCCCGTACCTGAGCTTCAGCCTGTGAATCGCATCCTTAAACTTACTCTTCAATGTTCTTCTTGTATTCAATAACTGCTCCTCCGGCATGAGATTAAACTGAATTGCGCTAGCAAAAAACTGGAACCTCAATTTCAGCTGTTGCATATTTCTTATCTCACCCAAGTGTGCAAACAACCCCACACCTGCCCCAGCAAAAGACGAGTATATTGAATACCAAATCTGTATATCCATAAGATAAATCAACACAACTGGAAGCCACAACAACCCAACAGCAAACCGGTTGCTGTTATGAAAAAACTGATGCCATTCATAGTTAACATTTTTCAGGTCCAACACTGCCTTTGACGGAGCAATCATGGGTTTCACCTGCAAAAAGTAACTGAAGCAAAATTTTGTGGCCAGCACCACAATCCAGAAGACTGAATACTTCACATTGTCGACAAGACCTTCCCTCAAACCACGTCCCACAAAGCTCCTGCTCTGAAACCACCATGACAACATGTAGAAAATCCTCCAATTTGTGTTCTCCACAAAATTCCTAATCCAAGGAAGCACAAAAAGAGCCAAAGCCAAAAGCTCCGGAATAATGAAAACAAGCACAGCCTGCAGAAAGTTCACCACCCGTTTATTTGCCGCTGGTGACCACCGCCTATCATGGTCCCTCTGCGTCCAAATCCTGGCATAAAACACAACAAACACAACAATCCAGGCAGCAGCCACGACACACTTCAGCACCATCCTCACTCCAAGCCCAATTGTCTCCCGCGACACCAACCTGTACTGCATCCCCATATCAAGCAAACTCTGCACAAACCTCAAACCAGTCCAAGTGAAAAAGATAGTCAAAACCCTGACCTGCACAGTCCTATCCTCCAAAGCCTGCCAAGGGTAAGTCCTCTCTTCCCAAGCCACAATAATAGCAGCCTGAAGAAATAATATCAACATCACCCAAAGCCTATCAAAACTCCTAAACAAATTCCAAAACGACCTCTGCTCCACAAACCCAGTCTTCCCCACTTGCTTCCCACCACCACCAGCAGTAACAAAGAAGTTACTCCCAACATCAAGAGGCCACTTAAGCTTCTCAAAACACCTCCTACTCCAAAAATATTCATTAATATCATCATAGTTTCTCCAAGCACTATGAGGAGCAGTACCATTTCTACTACTATCAACCTCACGCCTAATAGTATCATAAATAGGCTTCACAACCGAGTTCAAAAACGCGTTCTCACCGGAAATCGAGGGCATAACCGGCTGCCCGGTGTTCTCGTCGATGAAATCTTCTAAAATTCTGTTCAGCTCGTTCGCCATGTTGTGGAAGATATAGCAGATGCACTCCGGCATGAAGCGAAGATTTGCGGCCTCTCCCCAGATCAGGAGGTACAGCGACACGTAAAGCAGCTCACGTCGAAGGTCGTCACCGGCGCCACCACGCCGGTTGTCGGAGATCCAGATGTTAGACTTCTTCCCAAGGTAGGAGCACCACGCCCCGTAGTTTTTCAACAGCTTCTTGCGAAACCGCCGGAGAACGCCGGCGTCGAGCGTGTCGATGTTGTCCGGCGGCGGTGTGAGGCGCATCTGAGCGTTCGCGAGGTGGAGAACCAAATGCTCGCGCTGGTTCCGAACGTTGTCACGCTGGAAGCCGAAAAAGAGCGCAAGCCAGTCGAGGAGATCCATGTTCGACCGCCATTGCCCGAACGGAGGACGTCGGAGGTCCCCGACTGACCGCAGCGCTGCCACCGCCGCGCGGACCTCGGGGAAGCGAAGCGACGGGTGGTCCGCGAGGAGGTTGTGCACGGGGATGATGTTGAAAGGCTCTTCGTCGCGGCCTGTAGCGCCGGCTGCCGCCGGCGGAGGGTGACGGTGGCGGAGACTCATAGCATGGGAATCCAAACCCTAGAAGAAGGATGAAACTGTAGTAGCAGTAGCAGCAGCAGTACTATACAGTAACGGGTTTCGAAGTTGAAGAAGGTGCTGAAAGTGTGGCTAGTGTTTGTTACAGAGAGAGAAAGacagaagagagagagagaaggtgGTGAACGGTGATGATGGCTAACGTGCGCACTAGTCAAAAGCTGAGGGGGAAGAAAGAAGAAACGGCGCCTCAGAAGCGCGTTGAGATATTTTCACTTTTGCTTCTTTAGTTTTAATTAATTGCTGAATTAATTAAACGGAATAAATATCTTGCTAACCTATATATTGCCTCAAACTTTCACCTTTATCgtcttttttgaatttatttttggttttattttaattaatttaccCCCATGAAATTTTTAGTAACCTCTTAAATTTGACATAGTCTTTTTCTTGCATCGCTTTCACCGTCgttgtctttttttttaattttctttttcaatcttTGTTGTCGTGGTCAATTTATGGATCGTGATCCccttaatttgaaaataaaattgcaatttaCCAGCATCATTGACTATCGAATCAAACTTCttatagaaaaacaaagaaaataaaatttctagTTGACATGATCATGTGAGAATATCCCTTCCCGCCATGTGTAAGAAGAAGCTTCTTACAAAATTTACGGAGTAACAAACATTAATTCaagataacaaatatttttctaattatacccttaattaattaatatggaaaaaaaataattacgaAAGATGAAATGTAATAATAcataaatatgtaataaaataaaataaaaaccaaaaaatataatatacaattttcttaaagtttcattaagaataagaaaattataattttcttaatgtAGGCAAAACCTTGAAacactattataaaaaaaatgaaacactaTTATAACAATGACAATGAAAGTTTGTTTACTTTCTCTGATTTCAAGGATTCTCCACTCTTTTATCACTATAAATCATACTCCTATTATTGTTAATGCAGAATTTATTTTAAGattgaataaattatattgAAATATATGCATTTTTATTCAAActctaaaaataatttctttgcAATGTTAAAATATGCCGGAATCAAGTAATTTTGTTTTACAGCAATAAAgtaataatgaaataattttgtattatgttGAAGTGGACAAATTGAACGGCATTGGAAGGTGAACGGAATTGAAAGGGAAAGAAAGAGTGAAAAGGTAACGTAACGTGCAATTTTGGATGGCGGAGAGAAACAAACGCTACGCGCTTCTCTTGTTTCAAAACCACTGAAGCgtatataaagaaaaaacagcACTATCGAGAGCTTTCAATCTTGATAGCGAACACAAGAGGGctcatattaaaaaaacagcaaataGATTCCAATATGTCaggatatttttaattttaatcattaaaaatgtgttaaagtaaaaatattgggaatatatttttagtctttgtattttcaattaaatgtAATTAGATTACCTTGTTATTAGTAGATTTATTTCACATAATTATCGGATATTTTATCATTTACATATTGTAGTGACAAACATGAATTGAAAAAACTGCattttcacttttattatatttaaaaattaattactacAGTACAAAAAATGAAGTTATTTTCGCGAATAAGTAGGAATGGGTAACCTGATAAGTTAATTGTGATACTTACCTTTTAAGCttttaaaaaacacataaattttgcttttacttttttttttttactttaagatacataatataatataaggatttagaaaatagttttagaatataaatggtataattaaaatgatgtataaatactaaatattttattataaaagtaaaaaatttatatgaatagaaaattcagttattgaaattttattttaaaataactactattatttttttcttttgtgtcTTTTCTCTACGCATTTCTAACTTTATCATTCATCAGATTGACAATCGGATACCATTTAGACTCATGTGATAGAGTAGAGTAAAGTTTGTCCCCTGCTAGTGAGTAGAGTATAACTGCCTGATTAGAATATTTGTTTAGACTAAGttcatttatgttttttttcctttgagCCAAATTTAAGTTTTACTATGTAATTAGGTAGACGTGTTTTGCATGTGGCTTCAGGGATAGTCTCTGTTAACCTAGCGTCATAGTGTATGTGTTCAAATCATTGATAAGACTTTGATGCATGTTTGGTTGTCTTAGCTTTCTTTAGGAGCTGAAGTTCTTTGTGAATATTGATATTTCTAATCAAGTAAGGGaagctaattttattttttcaacacTACCCTAGGCTAGAGGAACGAGATGTGAAGGTGACTTGGTCACAAGTTTCAAATTTATCCTGCAAGAATGTTATTTGATGAAAATTGTTTGTCTATATCTTTTGAAAGTGTAGagatattagattttgatagttTTGTGTCTAAATCTTGTAGATTAAATAAGGTACAAATTGAAGTATTGATTTTTGTTGAAgatttaaaattaagttaattttGTTACTAAAATTTCTGATATTTTTGCTCAAGTGGCAGATTTTCTCTCAAgtgaaaatataacaaaaaatttaCCTTCTCTCGGATTCATTTTTACTCAAGAAAAATTGGAGTGAAAATTATCTCTCTTTTCGATTGTATTTTCACTCAAGCGAAGAAATATTTactcaaacaaaaataatactATAACTGAATTTTTGTCTTAGGTCTATTTTCACTTAAGTGAAGGGAATTTCGCTCAATctaaaaaaacttttgatttttgtttgtcGGGGTATTTTGTAATGATTTTAGtatatttaaaagttaatgtttatttatatatgtgattgaatatttatttccaaaagttGTATGTTAGGTGATATGAACTATAAATAATGTGAAAATGTGGTTGAGACAtaatattttcaggaaagaaataGCGTGTTAAGATTGTTAATATGTGCATTGAATTAGGAATTCGTCTAGAATGAGATATTCTGACTCTAATGTGTACTGAAGTCATATAGATGAAAattatcaggtggtgagagtcgaaagAGGTTCATATGACTCAATTTGCAGTTTGAAAGATACTGGTATGGAAGGTCATATAGATTTACCTTGTCATACAAGTTGACTAAATTCATATATTCGTGTAGTTGTGTGGCAAGATAGCATACTAAaggtagtatgacaggtgcagatctCTGAATTCAAATTCAATGCACGAGTCTACCAAAAGTAGAGTCAAATGTCTATGTGTGATGTTAGTGGATTTTTAGCATGAGTGTATTGAATATGAGTTATTTGTGGACACTTTAGTGTTTAGTATACTGAGATTGATGAAATGTGATGATTCATATGCCTATGGTTGTATTATTTGAAtctaaaattatattgaaagtta
Encoded here:
- the LOC137818817 gene encoding callose synthase 12, with translation MSLRHRHPPPAAAGATGRDEEPFNIIPVHNLLADHPSLRFPEVRAAVAALRSVGDLRRPPFGQWRSNMDLLDWLALFFGFQRDNVRNQREHLVLHLANAQMRLTPPPDNIDTLDAGVLRRFRKKLLKNYGAWCSYLGKKSNIWISDNRRGGAGDDLRRELLYVSLYLLIWGEAANLRFMPECICYIFHNMANELNRILEDFIDENTGQPVMPSISGENAFLNSVVKPIYDTIRREVDSSRNGTAPHSAWRNYDDINEYFWSRRCFEKLKWPLDVGSNFFVTAGGGGKQVGKTGFVEQRSFWNLFRSFDRLWVMLILFLQAAIIVAWEERTYPWQALEDRTVQVRVLTIFFTWTGLRFVQSLLDMGMQYRLVSRETIGLGVRMVLKCVVAAAWIVVFVVFYARIWTQRDHDRRWSPAANKRVVNFLQAVLVFIIPELLALALFVLPWIRNFVENTNWRIFYMLSWWFQSRSFVGRGLREGLVDNVKYSVFWIVVLATKFCFSYFLQVKPMIAPSKAVLDLKNVNYEWHQFFHNSNRFAVGLLWLPVVLIYLMDIQIWYSIYSSFAGAGVGLFAHLGEIRNMQQLKLRFQFFASAIQFNLMPEEQLLNTRRTLKSKFKDAIHRLKLRYGLGRPYRKLESNQIEANKFALIWNEIILSFREEDIISDKEFELLELPENSWNVRVIRWPCFLLCNELLLALSQAKELVDDSDKRLCTKICKSEYRRCAVIEAYDSVKHLLLEIIKHNTEEHSIVTVLFQEIGHSLEIEKFTKLFNTTALPKLHNKLIKLVQLLNRPVKDPNQVVNTLQALYEIAIRDFFKEQRNPEQLKEDGLAQQNPASGLLFENAIQLPDTSNENFYRQVRRLHTILTSNDSMQNIPVNLEARRRIAFFSNSLFMNMPHAPQVEKMMAFSVLTPYYSEEVLYNKEQLRNENEDGVSILYYLQTIYDDEWKNFMERMRREGMTKDSDLWTDKLRDLRLWASYRGQTLSRTVRGMMYYYRALKMLTFLDSASEMDIREGARELVSMRPDSLGSSNSERSPSSRSLSRGSSSVSLLFKGHEYGTALMKFTYVIACQIYGTQKEKKDPHADEILYLMKKNEALRVAYVDEKTSGRDEKDYYSVLVKYDQQLQREVEIYRVKLPGPLKLGEGKPENQNHAIIFTRGDAVQTIDMNQDNYFEEALKMRNLLEEYRHYYGIRRPTILGVREHIFTGSVSSLAWFMSAQETSFVTLGQRVLANPLKVRMHYGHPDVFDRFWFLTRGGISKASRVINISEDIFAGFNCTLRGGNVTHHEYIQVGKGRDVGLNQVSMFEAKVASGNGEQVLSRDVYRLGHRLDFFRMLSFFYTTVGFFFNTMMVILTVYAFLWCRLYLALSGVENAMESNSNNNKALGTILNQQFIIQLGLFTALPMIVENSLEHGFLQAIWDFLTMQLQLSSVFYTFSMGTRSHFFGRTVLHGGAKYRATGRGFVVEHKRFAEIYRLFARSHFVKAIELGLILVIYATHSPVATDTFVYIALTITSWFLVASWIMAPFVFNPSGFDWLKTVYDFDDFMNWIWYSGSVFAKAEQSWERWWYEEQDHLKVTGLWGKLLEIILDLRFFFFQYGIVYQLGISGRSTSVGVYLLSWIYVLVISGIYVVVVYARNRYAAKEHIYYRLVQFLVIIIAILVIVVLLEFTKFKFIDIFTSLLAFVPTGWGLISIAQVFRPFLQSTIIWDGVVSVARLYDIMFGVIVMAPVALLSWLPGFQNMQTRILFNEAFSRGLRIFQIVTGKKSQS